The Kribbella sp. NBC_00662 nucleotide sequence CCCGTTCCCGACGCCGGACACGGGGTCCGTGGTCTCCGATGTCGCTGAGATCCTGAACGCGTTCGTCACCTTGCTCGAGCGGACGCCGTTCCCCCGCCTGCTCGCCGCGTTCATCGACGCCGCCGAGCGCGATCCCGCGCTGTCGAAGCTGCACACCGATCTGACCAACCGCCGCCGCGAGCCGATGCTCGTCGTCCTGGCCCGCGGTCGCGACCGCGGCGAACTAGGCCCGGACACCGACCCCGAACTGACCACCGACCTGCTCACCAGCCCGTTCTTCTACCGTCACTTCGTTGCCCACCGCCCCATTCCGCGCGGGATGGTCGCCGAGGTCGTCGAGCGGGTGCTGTCGCCGAAGACCTGACGGCTCCCGTCGGCCAGGACGACCAGACCGGTACGGGACCGCATCCACTCGAGACCGTCCGCGCCGAGCGCGAAGGCCGCGGTCGCGTCGATATCGGCCTGGGTCAGCGACCGATGGACCACCGTCACCGACGCGAGCACAGTCGGCGTCGTACCCGTGCGGGCATCGGTGATGTGGTCGCCGCGCCGGTGGAGGCCGGAGGTGGCGATCGCACCGTTGCGGATCGGCACCACGGCGACCACCTTCTCCGGCGCATGGGGGTCCTCGATCCCGATCCGCCAGTCGGCCGAGTGCGGACCGCTGACCCGGCAGGTCAGGTCGCCGCCGGCCGAGAGGCAGTAGTCCGTGCCGGGCAGTCGGTCGAAGGCGTGCGCGGCCCGCTCGACGGCCCAACCCTTCACCACCCCGCTCGGGTCCAGCGCCCCGTTACGTCGTACGTCGAACGCGCCGCCGGTCTCGACCCGGGCCTGGTCGCCGAGCGCGAGGACCTCGGCGACCTCCGGCGGACAGTCCGCAACGGCCAGCTCGCCGCGGTTGAGGCGGGACACGTACGAATCGGGCCGGTAGGTGCTGAAGATCCGGTCGGCGTCCCGCAGTACGTCGAGAGCCGTCGCCCAGGCCTCGGCCGCACGGTCGTCGGCTGCGTGCCGCCCGCGCAACGCCAGGCTGATCGGCATCCCCATCACGTGCTCGACGTACCGCGTGGTCATTTCACCTGGTCCAGAACGCTTTGCAGGGAACGGATATAGCCGTCGCTGGTGACGGTCGCGCCGCTGACCATGTCGATCTCGGCGCTCTGGGCCTGCACGGTCTCCTTGATCAGGATCGGCAGTGCGTACTCGTTGATCTCGGCGTCGCGGCGGTTCCCGTTCGGGTACTGCGGAACGCCGACCGCTGTGATCTTGCCGCTCTGCACGGTGAGCTGCACCTGCACCGGACCCCACTGGGTCTGCGCCACGTCACCCGTGACTGTCGAAGAACCAGTCGCTGTCGACGGTGTTGATGACGGCACCGTCGAGGGAGCGGGGCTGCCGGCTGCGTTGCCGTTGCCGGTGGCAAGCGGTATGGCGGCTTCCGGGCCGGACGTCGAGGTGCGGTAGCCGAACAGCAGGGCGACGGCCGAGACCGTGCCGAGGAACCAGAGCACGATACGTTTCACGAGATCACCACTTGAACGTTTCCAGATGGAGCCGCTCGGCCGGGAGGCCGGCGGCGTCGAGGGTCTGCTTCACCAACTGCGTCCACGCATCGGGTCCGCACAGGTAGACGTCGCGTTCGGCGATGTCCGGGATCCAGTACCGAAGCGCCTGCAGGTCGTCGAGGTCGCCCGGCCCCGGGCCGAACCACGAGCCGGGGCCGCGGCGGTGGCCGGGCAACGTCAGCAGCGACAGGCCGCGATCGCGGTGGAGCGCCTGGAACTCGTTCCTGAAGAGCTGGTGATCGGTGTACCGCTGGATGAGAACCGCGTCGCCCGGCGCGTAGTCGAGTCCTTCGGCCAACGCACGCAGCGGCGTGATACCGACCCCGGCGCCGATGAGCGCGATCCGCCGTTCGGTCCGGGCTCGAGCGCTCAACCGCCCGTACGGTCCTTCGACCAGAACGCGCGTACCCGGACGTACGCCGCTGAGCGCCGCGCTGCCGTCGCCCGCTTCCTGGACGGTGATCCGCAGACTGCGGCCGTCCGGCGCGGCCGACAACGAGTACGGATTGGCCCGGGTCCAGCCGGGCCGGCCGAGGAAGCGCCAGGAGAAGAACTGACCGGCCTCGGTCTGCAGCCGGTCCAGCTGCCGTCCCCCGACGTACACCGAGACGACCCGATCGGCCTCGCGGACGACGGCTGTCACTCGCAGCCGGTGCCGGGCATTTCGCCCGACCGGCACTCCGATCCGGAAGACCAGGATCGCGGCAGCGGCGACCGCCCAAGCGGTCCACCAGAAAACGGTCCGGCTGGTCGAGGCGAGGAAGTCCTGGCCGGTCCACAGCTGGTGCGGTAGCGCGAGTCCGACGCCGAGGTATGCGTACAGGTGCAGCAGATGCCACGACTCGTACCGGATCCGTCGCCGCGCCGCCTTGATGCTCGTCAGCACGGTCATCCCCAGACAGACCGTGCCGGCCACCGCGAGCAACATGCCCGGGTAGTCAACCGTCAGGTCCCAGAGGGTGGCCGGCGTCCGGCCCAGCTCCCCCGCCGCGTATCCCCAGGTGATCGTGACGAGATGCGCCAGCATCAGGTTGAACGACGTGAACCCGGTCAGGCGGTGGATCCGCGCGAGGCGGTCCTGCCCGTACGCCGCCTCCAGCAGCGGCACCCGAGCCATCAGCACGACCTGCGCGAGCAGCAGGACAGCAGCGAGCAACCCGGTGAGCCGGCCGAGTGACGTGAGGCCGGTCGCCCAGCCGCCGAGCTCCTGGACGCCGCCGTCGGCCACCCACCAGTAGGTGACCAGCAGCAGACTCAGCCACAGGACCACGAACGCGCAGGTGCGTACCGTGTCGTCGGCGTGAGCCCGCCGGCCCGGCGCTTCGAACATGGCGACTCCTCGGGGATGACTGCATCCCAGTGTCGGGTCGCCTGCTGAGCGCATCCTTCGGCCCGGCTGTGAGCCTGCTGTGAAGCGGCCGTTTCAGGAAAGCCGTTCGCTATTGCCCGGGGCCAAGGAAATGGCTATTGTCGGGTGTTTGTACGGGCAATAAAAAAGACGCCCTCTCGGGCATCTGTTGACAGATTAGCAGATGCGATCGGGGGTTCGCAAGAGCAATGGGGGCAGCGTGGCGGATCAGCTACTCGCGGACGAGATCACCGCAGAACAAGGAGAAGTGGACCGGATGTACGACCGGCTGGACATCCTGCGGGAACGAGCCAAGAGCGAACTCGACCGGGTCCAAATCGAGGAAACCACCGGCACCGGCCAGTCCTACACCGAACGCGAATCGTTCACGGATCTGTTTTCCGGGCGATTCTCGCAGTTGTCGTCGGTCGAACGCGGATTGTGTTTCGGCCGGATCGACGAAACCGCCGGAGAACAGTTCCACATCGGCCGGATCGGACTGTTCGACGACGACTACGAACCGATCCTGGTCGACTGGCGCACGCCGGTCGCGCAGGTGTTCTACAGCGCCACGGCCGCCGAACCGCTCGGCGTCAAACGCCGTCGGCACATCCGGCTGCACGGCCGCACCGTCGTCGGGGTGGACGACGACCTGCTCGATCTCGAGGCGCTGGGCGACGGCGAACGCAGTACGTTGATCGGCGAGGCCGCGCTGCTCTCGTCCCTGACCGCGAGCCGGACCGGCCGGATGAACGAGATCGTCGCCACGATCCAGTCCGAGCAGGACCGGATCATCCGGGCCGGCCTGCCCGGCGTCCTCGTCGTACAGGGCGGTCCGGGGACCGGCAAGACCGTGGTCGCGCTGCATCGCGCGGCGTACCTGCTCTACACGCATCGCGAGACG carries:
- a CDS encoding TetR/AcrR family transcriptional regulator translates to MVSRGDGARQRMLTAALGVLDEAGLAGFTMEAVARRAGASKATLYRRWPTTGALLVDAMDATFRPFPTPDTGSVVSDVAEILNAFVTLLERTPFPRLLAAFIDAAERDPALSKLHTDLTNRRREPMLVVLARGRDRGELGPDTDPELTTDLLTSPFFYRHFVAHRPIPRGMVAEVVERVLSPKT
- a CDS encoding FAD:protein FMN transferase, giving the protein MTTRYVEHVMGMPISLALRGRHAADDRAAEAWATALDVLRDADRIFSTYRPDSYVSRLNRGELAVADCPPEVAEVLALGDQARVETGGAFDVRRNGALDPSGVVKGWAVERAAHAFDRLPGTDYCLSAGGDLTCRVSGPHSADWRIGIEDPHAPEKVVAVVPIRNGAIATSGLHRRGDHITDARTGTTPTVLASVTVVHRSLTQADIDATAAFALGADGLEWMRSRTGLVVLADGSRQVFGDSTRSTTSATIPRGMGRWATK
- a CDS encoding FMN-binding protein, translating into MKRIVLWFLGTVSAVALLFGYRTSTSGPEAAIPLATGNGNAAGSPAPSTVPSSTPSTATGSSTVTGDVAQTQWGPVQVQLTVQSGKITAVGVPQYPNGNRRDAEINEYALPILIKETVQAQSAEIDMVSGATVTSDGYIRSLQSVLDQVK
- a CDS encoding ferric reductase-like transmembrane domain-containing protein; protein product: MFEAPGRRAHADDTVRTCAFVVLWLSLLLVTYWWVADGGVQELGGWATGLTSLGRLTGLLAAVLLLAQVVLMARVPLLEAAYGQDRLARIHRLTGFTSFNLMLAHLVTITWGYAAGELGRTPATLWDLTVDYPGMLLAVAGTVCLGMTVLTSIKAARRRIRYESWHLLHLYAYLGVGLALPHQLWTGQDFLASTSRTVFWWTAWAVAAAAILVFRIGVPVGRNARHRLRVTAVVREADRVVSVYVGGRQLDRLQTEAGQFFSWRFLGRPGWTRANPYSLSAAPDGRSLRITVQEAGDGSAALSGVRPGTRVLVEGPYGRLSARARTERRIALIGAGVGITPLRALAEGLDYAPGDAVLIQRYTDHQLFRNEFQALHRDRGLSLLTLPGHRRGPGSWFGPGPGDLDDLQALRYWIPDIAERDVYLCGPDAWTQLVKQTLDAAGLPAERLHLETFKW